One genomic segment of Peptostreptococcaceae bacterium includes these proteins:
- a CDS encoding FMN-binding glutamate synthase family protein — protein sequence MTYSPALSSAFNDTKNRSNKLSPQSGMCSLCTEECTTTCELGLAAVLGMRTVYPTTTGTNQVGSEKDYPLDYSNFNINGRVFGATGVNPTYEEANIFNVNIEQEFGKVNRVKLAMPVILPALIKLNWKDYFAGAAMAGVCCVIGEDARNKDPELKIENGKITHFPWLKEILSSFNKYYRGYGQIILQCNVEDNMLGLPEYAIKEQGAEAIEIKFGQGAKGTQPIVRLKNMEDAIKKQETGNLVHPDPIDPEVIKAYKEGVCPNFYVYARLPLWTEEYLVPRVAELREMGAKNVYFKMAGYDPSDLEKSIRLGSKAGVDMITFDGAGGGSGYSPCKMMNEWAYPTVVMEEAICTIVKKLKKEGLWIPAITITGGFASEDQVFKAIAYGDGDVTAIGICRAAMAAAMNSKKVGEMINEGNVPKIFSKYGSSIEEIFGDLAELRAIYGKEANNFSPGAIGVFSYLNKIAFGVKHFAALNRKFDISYLDRTDLIPLTRDAKDLIKGKWLE from the coding sequence CAGCATTGTCATCGGCTTTCAATGATACAAAGAATCGAAGCAACAAACTTTCGCCTCAATCAGGAATGTGTTCTCTATGCACAGAGGAATGTACAACAACCTGTGAACTCGGATTGGCTGCGGTTTTAGGCATGCGCACCGTCTACCCTACCACTACAGGAACAAACCAAGTCGGTTCGGAAAAAGACTATCCTTTAGATTATTCAAATTTCAATATCAACGGACGAGTTTTCGGAGCTACAGGCGTTAATCCTACATATGAAGAAGCAAATATTTTCAATGTCAATATTGAGCAGGAATTCGGCAAAGTAAATCGCGTTAAGTTGGCGATGCCTGTCATCCTTCCGGCTCTCATTAAGCTCAATTGGAAAGATTATTTTGCAGGAGCGGCAATGGCCGGCGTTTGCTGTGTCATAGGTGAAGATGCAAGAAATAAAGACCCGGAACTCAAGATAGAAAATGGCAAAATAACGCATTTCCCATGGCTAAAAGAAATTCTATCATCCTTCAACAAATACTACCGAGGATATGGACAGATAATTTTGCAGTGTAATGTCGAAGACAATATGCTTGGACTCCCCGAGTATGCTATAAAAGAACAGGGAGCAGAGGCAATAGAAATAAAATTCGGTCAGGGAGCCAAAGGAACCCAACCGATTGTCCGTCTTAAAAATATGGAAGACGCAATCAAAAAGCAGGAAACAGGCAATCTTGTTCATCCCGATCCAATCGACCCAGAGGTCATAAAAGCCTACAAAGAAGGCGTATGCCCAAACTTCTATGTATATGCCAGGCTCCCTCTTTGGACAGAAGAGTATCTGGTACCAAGAGTTGCAGAGCTACGGGAAATGGGCGCAAAGAATGTTTACTTTAAAATGGCCGGTTACGATCCTTCAGATCTTGAAAAATCGATACGCCTGGGGAGCAAGGCAGGGGTTGACATGATTACCTTTGACGGAGCTGGCGGCGGCAGCGGCTACAGTCCATGCAAGATGATGAACGAATGGGCATATCCCACAGTCGTCATGGAGGAAGCAATTTGCACCATAGTCAAGAAACTTAAAAAGGAAGGGCTATGGATTCCGGCAATAACTATAACAGGCGGATTCGCTTCCGAAGATCAGGTTTTCAAGGCTATAGCATATGGTGACGGTGATGTGACCGCTATAGGAATATGCCGTGCGGCAATGGCGGCTGCGATGAACAGTAAAAAAGTAGGGGAAATGATAAATGAAGGCAATGTTCCAAAAATATTCAGCAAATACGGTTCTTCAATCGAAGAAATATTCGGCGACCTCGCCGAATTACGAGCAATATATGGCAAAGAAGCAAACAATTTCTCGCCCGGTGCAATCGGAGTTTTCTCCTATCTTAA